TATCTGGGGACCATGTGTTTAAAAGAGTGGCCATTTTTTGGTTTAAGTcaacttattttaattttggtttaAGTTTATATCAACTTATAACATATATCTAGTTTGCAGATATCTTTACTAAAGTGTTATTGACAAACTATTTGCACTATCTCAATTGTACTGATAATTTGCCTTGAAAACGTACTTTTTGAATTAGTTTGAAAACACATTGCTATAATTTTTATACAGATAAAATAGTCATGATAAAAGGACCACATCTAGATTaatagaaactttttatttttttttaagatacaaGACACAGaaactcctttttttaaaaaaattatatgcctCTTAAGAATAATAGCTATTTtctattcataataataatatttctatagcatttattatgtgccaggcatagtgctaagcactttacaaatatttcatttgttcctcttAACTGactgggagataagtgctattattattcccattttatagctgagaaaaccaAGGAAATAGGTTTAGTGACTTTagcaggatcacatagctaataaaatgCTTAAGATTTCATTTGAGCAGTCAAAGTTCCTGACACCAGACCCAACTGCCTCATTCTTTGTAGTGCCTCCCTGCTCCTTAACCTTTGTCTTACCGGCAGGCTAATTTGCATTTCAGCCTTGCTGTAAGATTTTTATGATTGTCTAGTGACAAGGAAATGCATGGAAAAGGTTTTAAAATACCAAATGTTTGCTGCCTTGTTTTGGATAAAATGGAGGACAGTTTCCAAAATTGAGACACTCATGTTACAAAAAGTTACAGGAAGTTAGATGGACCTCCGCTCTTATTTCCACAGTGATAAAGTGAATGACAAGTTGTTTTGAAGTTATTTCCATTCTGTTTCTTCTAGATAGACAAGTATGTTAGTTATTCCCAGAAATTGTGTTGCTTATAATACTGTTTCTTTGTCAAAAATGCAGTAAATTCCTTTATTTCTAACAAATTTCTAATGATTTCTAATAAATATCAGTGGTTTTGAGCAAAATTTTGTATAGTGGAAAAAAGTGAAGTATATCAGATGCCCTAGTGTCatggaaaaaaagcattaaatttgGTGTCAGGTGACTTGAGTTTTGAATCCCAGTTCTGATACTATGTGGCCAGGAGCTAATTATTTAAACTCTGAGGCTCTCATTTCTGCATATATAAAAAGGCTTAGTTGTATTACCAACTTTACTGTCTTAGATAAAACACTGAAttcaaaaaattgaaatgaatgtgagttattattattattattattattattattttcttgatacATTGATAGAAAGCTTTGTAGAATTTGTTTAGATGTCATACCAATGCAGAATTGAATAAACTAAAGCAgcttctcatttaaaattttatcatttgtatTTCTCATTTCAGAGTGACTATGGGGGAACAGGAAATCAATTCAATAATCGTAAGTAACCTAAATACAACTTAGACTTTATATTTAGACTTTAGAAGAATAGTTATTTGGACTTGCTTAGTGTAGCTCTTCTTCATGGTGCTGTCACATTTGATCTAATTAACAATATATTGCCCTTCTTTAGGACTAAATAGAAAGAGCCAGAATTATATGTTACTTACATGTTTTAACACCttacattttgtatttgtataaaatacatttttatataatcagaTTGACTTAGAATGTCATgaagcaaaacctttttttcaaaagtgaaaggAAGATACCCTCTTTCACATGTTAGAGgaaatttttgcatatatttctgaagattattatttttttttttcatttttccaaattatcccctccctccctccactccctcccccagatgacaggtaatcccatacattttacatgtgttacaatataacctagatacaatatatgtgtgtaaataccattttcttgttgcacattaattattagcttccgaaggtataagtaacctgggtagatagacagtagtgctaacaatttacatttgcctcccagtgttccttctctgggtatagttatttctgtccatcattgatcaactggaagtgagttggatcttctttatgttgaagatttccacttccatcagaatacatcctcatacagtattgttgttgaagtgtacagtgatcttctggttctgctcatttcactcagcaacagttgatttaagtctctccaagcctctctgtattcctcctgctggtcatttcttacagagcaataatattccataaccttctgaagattattctaagaaattctaagaaatgagtaaatattttaaaacttcttaGAATTTCAAGAAACTGCTATTACAATTTGAAGCCATGCATGGTTTaactttaaaactttttcatTGTTCTCTACTTCAAATTGTTTACTATGCAACAatgcacacatatatctatattttttcctttactggCTCATTTTGGTGTGAAGTATTGGTGTAAAAACCAAAGCTTTAGTTTTCTAATAACTGTCATCAGAATACAAACTCTGACAGTTTCCAACAAGCTGAAAAGGCTTTGAGTATCGACTTGTTagtgaaatttgtttttaaggTGCTATTTGGAGAGACTTATCCCCAATTTAGCTATAAGCTAATTGAATACTTTGAACACAGTAATTTTTAATAACCATAACACAAAAAGGCAAGATGATTTTTGTTGGGTAGAAAATAGACTAGATTTTTGGTAGAGTTGTCTTCTATGTCCTTTTCCAATTCTGGGGTTCTTTTATCTGTGATTTAATAACTTAATGgaattgatttttatataaaaactgttaggattattacttAGGATTAAGTATATTttgacatttctcatttttttcttttgtgtgtaacaaattaaaattatagaatcaaGCTAagatttaaattttgcttttgcatGAAAATTTAgatttacaaattagaaaatatagataatttctttttgtttgttaatttagGAAAAGAAGATATGCTTCATAAGCAGAATCAAATTTTTGTTTCAGAAACACAGGTAATTATTTCTCTTGAACAAAATCCATTCTTGAATACTTatgcttttatacttttttttttttaattaaacaaaatttatgtatttagagaattacttattggacaaacAAATTCTAGTGCTTTGTTCATTTGTTCACTGTTAAGCCTAGTTTaaaaagatttagcagcttctggtATTCTGTGAAGTAATTTTGGTGAGAGTAACTTAAGCTAGTAAAGTGGTTAACATGTTTTCCTTAATAACTCCACAGTCAGCTCTTAATTGTATATAAGAAGAAGAGCAGAGTGTTGGATGAGTTGCTGTTCTGCTTCTTGGGAAAGTAGTTTTTTTGATAAAATCATAGAAGTCTGACCtttttcccttccaattttatGCTTGCTATTGGGAGTGGGGTGATACAAAACAGTCAGTTTGTTATGATTGTACTGTCTTATTGCTGACATTCATAAGGCATGTTAAGTCTTAATGAAGCATAATGgtacttttttctccatttaatgaaataaattttgttatccTGAACATAATATAAACAGCATGcttaaaattttgaatatttccatatacaaagaaaaactaaaaagggAAATTGCATAATACTGTGAATCTTCActtttaaccttattttttaaagtatatgataAATTCAACACACTGATTTAAAACTTACTCAGTTTGTCTGTTATCTTCCTCTGAATCTCCTCTCTCCTGTATTCTTTTTTGGAGCTTTATTGGAGCTTATTTCTCTGGGGTTTTTTTGGATCACTATCTAcctgtcaaattaaaaaaaaattacatccttCCTAAAAAATAACCcatccttttgtcatttcttatgatatAACAATATTCCACTATTTGTCCAACTCTTCCCCAATCGTTGGGCACCatcttagttttttttaacttgttataGATGCAGTAGTGATTTGACTGGGTCTAAATCTGGGATCCTCTACAGAGTTTAAGGAGATGAGATCCAGTCATAAGACAgatgaaaataaacttttaaaagttatttttgctgtttttgaatttgataaaatatcaataatcaggaatttccatatataaagaacaaaaacggaggattatatatgaaaccatgattttatttaacattaaaaaaataaattgtataaaaTCAAGTTTCAAAGTTGTCCCTATTTgtgttttcatttaaattctttctgttctgaccatttaaaaaaaaaaaactcaataatacatttctttttaaatcaaaacaTGTCACATTCTGCATCTTTAGTGTATCaaggttgtttttctttattatatagagtctttgaataaattatttttcttacattgCTTTACTTTGAATTAATTCACATAGATCTcagatttctttgaattttttttcatcatttctttttataatgttccatttcatatttatttagccattctctagttgatagATACCTGTTAATTATAACATTCTTTAATGTTTCTAATaagtatactttttcttttctttttttaaaggaaaacctttattttcttcctttctggtaTATTTAGAATTGTAGACTTTCTACTACAATCTATTTACACGTCCTGCTTTTGAAAATACTGTAATTATCATTATGCATaattgatatatgtatattttttaaataaaatgagttgaagatgAATCCTGGTTACTTAGTAAATTTGTGGGTTAATACattatatttggaaatttatCTGATAAATATAGAGGATCTCTTTCATCCAAGGAATTTAATTCTGTCAATATCTTGTAGTGCTTTCAACCTATGTGCTGTGTTTAAAAATGGGTAAAatgtaatacaaaaaaaaagagttgtatatttataatatggtACTGAATTGTGGCCCATGGATAGGGGACAAAAGGGAAATGGGACTATATTGTATGTTTTTAATCTGAAATCTACAATTTAggattcttttgtctttttttgtttgtttgtttgtttttttttttttttctgaggcagttggggttaagtgacttgcccagactcacacagctaggaaatgttaagtgtctgaggtcacatttgcactcaggtcctcctgacttcagggctggtgctctatcctctatgttacctagctgccctacaaccttgttttaaaaatattttcacaactatgtcaatataattgacttcctttttaatcctatatattttattttatgcatttaaagataTTACTTTGAGAAGAAGTCCTTGGGCTTCACTAGACTGCTGAAGGGAGTCTAtgccacaaaaacaaacaaatgaaaaaacctTAGAATTCCCTCTATTAGATTAATGAAGAGAATTAATTTAGTGTTATTACTTTCCTGTAGAATTTCTCTTAGGtccaactagatggcacagtagatagtgtcggatctgaaatcaggaaggttcttctctctgggttcacatctgacctcagacacttgctatgtTTTCCCGGTCAAGTCACTtagttctgtttgcttcagtttcctcatctccaaaatggcctgaagaaggatatgaagaaggatttttgccaagaaaaccacaagttGGAGTCACAAATGAGTTGGAAATACTGAAACAACTGTGTtacaaaaaatttcttttaaacacttcaaaaaaaattctctttataaCCAGTAACTTTTTTAGCCAAATagttcaatgtttttcttttctttctttttttttttttgtaaatccaATAATCAAGTATATTAATACTTCTTCTTTAGGCTTTATATAAtcaatatctttttctctttccttctagtATACATCATCAGGTATTCCATTGCCAGCCCACATACAAACAAGATCTATGCTGAGACCACTGGAACTTTCCTTACCCAGTCAAACTACCATTtctgaaaatgagattttaaagaaagagttAGAAACTATGAGAACCTTTTGTGATTCAGCTAAACAAGAGAAATTTAAGCTCCAAAATGAACTGGCCCATAAAGTGGCAGAATGCAAAGCTTTGGCATTAGAATGTGAAAGAGTCAAGGAGGATTCTGATGAGCAGATAAAACAATTGGAAGATGCTTTAAAAGATGTGCAAAAGAGAATGTATGATTCAGAAGGGAAAGTGAAACAAATGCAGACTCATTTTCTTGCTCTGAAGGAGCACTTGACAAATGAAGCAGCTTCAGGAAATAACAGATTAATAGAAGAACTAAGGGATCAgttgaaagaaatgaaagcaagatATGAAGGAGCTTCTGCTGAGGTGGGAAGGCTAAAGAACcaaatcaaacaaaatgaaatgctaGTAGAGGAGTTTAAAAGGGATGAAGGGAGACTAGTAGAAGAAAATAAGCGATTACAGAAAGAATTTAGCATGTCTGAAATAGAgcgagagaagagaggaagaaaagccTTGGAGATGGAAGGTCAGATAAAAGAATTAGCAACGAAATTGGCCCTCTCCATCCCtacagaaaaatttgaaaacatgAAGAGTTTATTATCAAATGAAGtgaatgagaaagcaaaaaagtatgtagagatggaaagagaatatgaaaaatCACAGACTGAACTTAGACAATTAAAGAGAGAACTTGAGAATTATAAAGCTAAGCTTTCTCAACATGTAAGGCCAGAGGAACATGAACAACTTAAGGACAAATTTGAACAAAAATCAGGTGAATTTGGAAAGAAGATAACCGAATTAACTTTGAGGAATCAGACATTACAGAAAGAATTTGAGAAGGTTTGTGCAGATAATAAACTACTAGACCACCAGTTGCAGAGCTTATCGACTGAGATGAAAACTAattatattcctttaaaattaaaccaagaaatgaaaaaattacatGCTTTGACAGTTGATGATTTGAATAAAAAACTAATAGATGTgacacaaaaatataaagaaagagaattggaaactgagaagcTGAtggtagaaaaaaacaatttaactaAAAATGTCAGTCATCTTGAAGCTACATATATTCCTCTAGAAAACCATGAAAAGGAGATAATGGCTCTAAAATCCAATATTGCTGAACTCAAAAAAGAACTTTCAGAACTTAATAAAAAATGTGGTTATGGAGAAGAGAAGTTGCATGTAATCACATCTGAGAATGCAAAACTGAAAAGGTCTATAAATGAACAGTATGTGCCAGTTACAAcccatgaagaaattaaagcagcaTTAAGTAGCACATTGGATAAAACTAACAGAGAACTGACAGATGTGAAAAGAAAACTTGAAGATATAAAACAAGAATTTACACAAATAAGAGATGAGAAtggagcattaaaaaaaaagttagagcattctaaaaaccaaatgaaagttgaatttattagcataaaggaGCATGAGGACAAAATGAATGCTGTTAACAAAAGCCTAAAAGAAACACAGGAAAATCATGCTGAAGTACTTACTAAGTATAATAAGGGTCAGAAAGAGATTGTAGCATTGCTTGTTGAGATTGAAGCCCAGAAGAAGGAGCTTGACACAATACAAGAATGCATTAAGCTAAAGTATGCACCAATTGTTAGTTTTGAAGAACGAGAGAAAACTTTTAAAGCCACTGTGAAAGAACTTAAAGAGCAATTGCTAACACAGACACAAAGATGCAGTGTAGGGGAAGAGGAGACTCGTAAATGTCAGCAGGAAAATGAAAGGTTAAAGAATGAAATCCTCATAATCCAGAAAGATTTAAAGAATAAGGATATTCTCATTGAAAATTCCCATGAATTGGAAAAATCTTTAAATCAAAAAAAAGAAGACCTTAGCAAACAACTAAAAGATTTGTCTGAGAAGTACACAGAGgtaaaaagtgagaaagagaagcTTTTGGAAGAAAATGCCCAAAAGACCTCTGAGATACTTGCAGCCCAAAGGATTTTACAGGAACAACATGTTCCCCTAGGGCAAGTGGAAGAGCTAAAAAACTCCCTTAATGGAACGATTGAGGCTCTGAGAGAAGAGCTCAAGGACTATAAGAGGCGGCATGAGGAAGCTCAGCAGGCAGTGGCTGAATGGCAAGAGAGGCTCGAGAATCAAAAACACTCTTCTGTGTCCCTGGTGGAACACGTGCAGATAAAGGAAGCATTGGAGAAAGAAGTTGGGTACATGAAAGGTAGAttgagtgaaaaagaaaaagaaagtcaagcCAAAACAGAAAAGATCTCTAAACTCCAGGATGAGACTCAGACTTTGAAGGAAGCATTTAAGAAATTAGAATGTAGAGAGGTTATTGATTTATCAGAATACAAcacaatgaaaaatgctctagAAGCACAAATTACCAACATAACAGAAAATTTGACCACTTTGAATAAAAAGTATGAGGAAGTTTGCGAAGAGGCGGCACGTGCCAAAAAGGCAGAACTATCTGCAAAAGATGAGAAGGAATTGATACAGTTGAGGAGCTTAAGCATTGAACAAGAAAttaaggaacagaaagaaagatgTGATAAATCCTTACTAACAATTACTGATTTACAAAGAAGAATGCAAGAGTCTGCCaaacaaatagaagcaaaagacAATAAGGTAGGTAGTAAATTAAATCTGCATGATTATAAGTTAGGAAAAAACCCAAGTATTATGTCATAATAAGTTCAAATTCATTGTGGCTCCTCATTGTACATAAAATGCTAATTATCtactgttaaaaatgttttgggcaattaaaaaaaaaaaagttacttgttACTAGTACCAGGTACTAAGCTTGGTTTTGTAGAAGATACAAAGCCATTTGAAAGGCTTTTACAGCCTAATTTAGGAAATTATacagataggtagataaatagatttaCACAAACCACTCTCCCCccactcaaaaacaaaaacaaaacaaagtaaaactaaGAATTAGTATTTAAGTGCCAAGTGAAAGACACTAAATACTCTAGGAGTTGAGAAAAAAAAGCCTATTATGGGCTGAGGTGACAGCTAGAATTAGCACAAGATGACTTGGGACTATTCTCTAGATATTGACATCCCAGGAGTTCCCCTGTCACCTCCCAACATCAGTTGTCCTAATGACACATTCCTTTGTCCATCAATGATTGCTAACTAGCCTGAATCCTTTGGATATTACATCTCTTTTCCAGAATGCTGTCTCACTTCTGTAGAGCATATCTATCACCCCCTTTAGTAGGCAGTTCTGTCTTACTTTCCCCTAGTCAGTAATCTTTTTTGCCTTATCTTTCACTGTACCCTCAGTCTACTTCTGTTGTGATACATTAAAGAGATTGCTGCATCCAGAATCAAAGTatatgaatttgaattctggctctgccagTTACTACTTGAGTGACTTTCAGTTATATaatctttcatttgtaaaatgatgttaAACTCAGTGACctttcaaagttctttctctttcaaagtctatgattttaaactctttattttgaatttcttacATTTATTGTTGCTCATTTAGGTTTGGTTTTCTCTTGAAGATACcagaatcagtcaataaacatgcaCCTACTATAAATAGGAACTTtattaagttctggggatacaaaaaaaggaaagtctgACTCCTCAGAAAGCTCAGTATTTAATAGGAAAagacaacattttaaaagaagcagaaaagggaCATGGGGGAAGATAACTTCCTATGCAGGAGCATGATGGAAGTTTTGCAGCAATGATAGGAAATAATTTGAGAAAGCGACAATTTTAGAGTTTGTCAtcttaaagaaataagaatttcaaGCTATCATAAATTCCAGGAAAAAAAGCTATGTGGGAAGGGATAAAGTGAATTCTCTGTGTCCGTCCCTTAAATGGTGGGAGATCTCTTGAGACTCTCTAATAATGTTTTCTTCACATCCTATAACAGAGAATCAGAAGGAGCATTATAGATTTACAGTTGAAAGGGACTTCTAGGTTGTTAGAtctagtctcattttacagataaggaagctgcaCTCAGAGTGATAATTATTGATAAGTCTTATAACCAGTAAATACCAATTGGggtttaaattcaggtcttccagccTCAAGTATATCAGTGCTTCCATTATGGCCTGCTAGTCCTGTGGAATTGGTATATTCCTTGTTTTCTACTGAAATTTTCAGACCCTTCTGTCACCATTATTCAGCAACTACCTCcccaaaaatttattaaagcctGTCCAAATCCTTTGGCTATTATCTGCAGACCTACAAGtttctctccattctttccaATAAACAGTACCAGAACGACTAATCTTATTCTCTACCTCAATCTTGACCCTCTTCaaatatcttttgtttccttttttcctcaattactcTTCAACTCTCATAACTTCAGTCTACTTCAAGCACAAATAAGAGAGTAGTGGTCGTACTTCTAACCCCTATCTCCACATATAGATGTGTCCTAATTGCTGGAATTCCAGTCAAAGTCAAAGTCAAAGGGAACCTTCATAGAGGTGTGAGACTTGTAATGTTTTCAAATGAGTGTTTAGTTAGTGAGATAATAACAGAATAGGATAGTATTCTATATTCTATtagaatatatagtatatatattaatagaataatattctaataatagaatatatgtaatagaataatatatgtgtaataatagatataaataatataataataaaagaaaaatagaaactattttcttcctcttaactttttttctaagaTAACAGAACTGCTTAATGATGTAGAACGACTAAAACAGGCCCTTAATGACCTTTCACAACTCACCTGCTCAAGTGGGAAttctacaaagaaagaaaaccaacagATGGAAACACTCCAGCATCAGGTGAAATCTCTGCAACAGCAGTTGGCTGTAAGTATCTAATAAGACATGCATACTCGGAAGTCTAAAGGTCTGAGTCCTTGTTCTGATAATGTAAATTCATATAGCTAGTGGTAATATTAAAGTTCAAgtaaatttctctttaaaatatagatCCCTTTTAAGGTACCTTGAAGTGAAGAGAACTTCTAGAATTGTCTGCTCTCTATTAACAAGGTAGTTCCTATAGCTTTACATATACCTGAAAATGGTATATTTACCCCCCTGTGTTCATTGCTATCTATTTGGTTCTATGCATACTATGTCCTCTAGTCAATTATAATCAGGTAGGGAAATAAGACAAAATCCTATGGAAAGTCAAACAATTGTATGAGAAATATCACATGGCAGTATATaactaaaatgaataaattttgtgagttttgaggggaaaaaaaatgctactgTAGATTGgaagtaagcaaaaccaataGAACAATATTTAAAACTATGATAATTCAAATGAAGGCCACACTAAAAAGTAGTTGAATTCACATTAATTGCAATAAATAGTTTGGTTCTATGGAATAAGAACTATACTATGTCTTTACTTTTCATGGGAGATGTGAGGGCTTAAATAACAAGGGAAactaacaaacattcattaagtgctcaCTGTTCCAGGAGCAGTGATAAAGGTTGGGAATACAAACACAAGTAAAAGGATAAACCCTGACCATAAGGAGCTTACCTTAgaagaagataatataaaaaaggaagcttttgttgggggtggggaagtgCAAAGGGCATAGCCACAAAATCTCAGAAGCACAGGCAAGGGATGCAGGTTGGCCAGCTTTAGCCCTTTCCCAGATTGAAGGCCCTTGAAGAAACTTATCCCCAGAAGGGGGGTGGCATGATGGATTGATGTCTCTGGGTGAGCATGCCCTAAGTATTGAAGAAAGTTTCAGGATGAGTGAGACTGAAGCTGAGGCATGTTGAAGTCTGGAAAGTGAGCTCAGCCAAGAGGGAAATGGAGTGTTGCAGATACTATCAGAAGTGTCTCCTTTGAATAAAtgggatcattaaaaaaaaacaaaaaaaaaaacaagaattcctggaagcatttaaaaaaataatttcaaaatcagTTAAAAGTGGTAGAggaagggcaactaggtggcacagttcagcaccagccctgaagttcaaatctgccctctaacacttaacacttcctagctgtgtgactctaggcaagtcacttaaccctacaaaaaataaggtaaagaaatgaaagcaaaggaataaaattatgaaaacaaaattcgCATTTTAATACAAGAGGCATAGAAAGTGCTAAAGAAAATAAAGCCTTAAAAACCAAAATTAACCAAATGGATAAAAAGAGGGGGAGCGGGAAGATTCACTAATGTAAATAATCccttttaaaagagagagaattgaccaaatgagaaaaattgcaaaacttaactgaagaaaataattttttaaaaattagaattgggcaactGGAAGCTAATGATCCACTaggcatcaagaaacaataaaacaaagtaaaaatgagtgaaaaagtaaaagaaaaagaaacttgatTATGTtgagatgatattaaaaaatgatAAGTGAGAAAGAAGGATCCtctaggagagggagaaaggagaggaagaatgggaaaaattatctcacataaaagtaATGAAAGAAAGCTTTTACAGGAGAGGGGGAAATCATGAGGGGAGGGCAGGGAATGCTTAAACCTCACCCACATctaaatttgttttaaagagtTCCCTCTCAATTGGTAATAGAAATCTATCTATCTTACCCAAAAGGGAAGTAGAAGAAGGAGATAACGAAAAATATGTGTTTGTGGTAGAGTAGATGTGGGAGTTGGGGAGTGATAAAAGGAAAGGCAGATAAAAGAAGACAATGGTCAGAAAGAAAACAGACTTTAGAAAAGGATTAATAGAAGTAAATTGAATTCAGGAAATATACAGATAATAatcataactttgaatgtgaatgagatgagttCACCCATAAAAAGGACACAATAGAATGAAATAGAAAGCAGAAtctaacaatatattgtttacaagtaACACATTTGAAGTAGAGAGCCAGACACAGACAGAAGATATGCAACGACTCAAGTTAAAAAGGCAAGGGGGTAGCAGTCaactcagacaaagcaaaagcaaagatagacatatcttaattaattaatcttaattccttaattaaaaggaataaagagagaaataatatctCACTAAAAAGAACCATAggcaataaaataatttctaaagtaaCATATataccaagtggcatagcattcatattcttcaaggaaaaattaaatgaaatgaattacAGGAGGAAATTGATGGAAGACCTCAATTTTTCCCTCTTAGAGCTAGATAGATATAACCACAAAACAAGAAGAAgtcaaggagatgaatagaatcttagaaaagttagatatctTTTTCTTAGCTATACATGGTACTTTCACAAAattgtattaggacataaaaaccacACAACCAAATGCAGGAAAGAGATATATTAAATGCACATCTTAAATGCAGACTTAAATACAATCAAAATTGTATTTAATAAAGTATCATTGAAGcgtagattaaaaattaattggaaatgaaatgagaatgaCAAGACAATGTACCAAAATTTATGCAATGTAGCCAGAACAGTTCATAGGGGAAATTATGTACATTAATTAAGAAGTTAAAGAGTGATAAGTGAATTGGACAggcagctaaaaaaaaaactagaaaaacaacaaattaaaaatcttcaattaaacataaaaattaaattctgaaaaatcaaaggaaagattaataaaattgaaagtaaaaaaaaaatttaactaataaatagaattaaagaaagaagaaaaccaaattgctaCTATCATAAAAGGTAAATATATCAccaatgaagattaaaaaaggcAATATTGTTAGGAC
The DNA window shown above is from Sminthopsis crassicaudata isolate SCR6 chromosome 2, ASM4859323v1, whole genome shotgun sequence and carries:
- the UACA gene encoding uveal autoantigen with coiled-coil domains and ankyrin repeats isoform X3, with amino-acid sequence MWGGNPRGGSLGGVLPARPSPSPGGRWGGEGASSESAASEPLSARGSPGRAPYTMKSLKSRLKRQEGPTPALASGAACPQATDWNKYDDRLMKAAERGDVEKVSCILSKKGINPGKLDVEGRSVFHVVASKGNLECLNTILVHGVDITVSDAAGRNALHLAAKYGHALCLQKLLQYNCPTEHVDLHGRTALHDAAMADCTSSIQLLCDHGASVNAKDKDGRTPLILATQMCRPTICQLLIDRGADVNARDKQNRTALMLGCEYGCKDAVEVLIKNGADVSLLDALGHDSSYYARIGDNLDILTLMKTAAENANRGREPSKKGLSLQQDLEAENEDLKEKLRNIQQEQRILLDKVNGLQLQLNEEVMVADDLENEKEKLRSLLSTKEKQHEESLRTIEALKNRFKYYESDYGGTGNQFNNRKEDMLHKQNQIFVSETQYTSSGIPLPAHIQTRSMLRPLELSLPSQTTISENEILKKELETMRTFCDSAKQEKFKLQNELAHKVAECKALALECERVKEDSDEQIKQLEDALKDVQKRMYDSEGKVKQMQTHFLALKEHLTNEAASGNNRLIEELRDQLKEMKARYEGASAEVGRLKNQIKQNEMLVEEFKRDEGRLVEENKRLQKEFSMSEIEREKRGRKALEMEGQIKELATKLALSIPTEKFENMKSLLSNEVNEKAKKYVEMEREYEKSQTELRQLKRELENYKAKLSQHVRPEEHEQLKDKFEQKSGEFGKKITELTLRNQTLQKEFEKVCADNKLLDHQLQSLSTEMKTNYIPLKLNQEMKKLHALTVDDLNKKLIDVTQKYKERELETEKLMVEKNNLTKNVSHLEATYIPLENHEKEIMALKSNIAELKKELSELNKKCGYGEEKLHVITSENAKLKRSINEQYVPVTTHEEIKAALSSTLDKTNRELTDVKRKLEDIKQEFTQIRDENGALKKKLEHSKNQMKVEFISIKEHEDKMNAVNKSLKETQENHAEVLTKYNKGQKEIVALLVEIEAQKKELDTIQECIKLKYAPIVSFEEREKTFKATVKELKEQLLTQTQRCSVGEEETRKCQQENERLKNEILIIQKDLKNKDILIENSHELEKSLNQKKEDLSKQLKDLSEKYTEVKSEKEKLLEENAQKTSEILAAQRILQEQHVPLGQVEELKNSLNGTIEALREELKDYKRRHEEAQQAVAEWQERLENQKHSSVSLVEHVQIKEALEKEVGYMKGRLSEKEKESQAKTEKISKLQDETQTLKEAFKKLECREVIDLSEYNTMKNALEAQITNITENLTTLNKKYEEVCEEAARAKKAELSAKDEKELIQLRSLSIEQEIKEQKERCDKSLLTITDLQRRMQESAKQIEAKDNKITELLNDVERLKQALNDLSQLTCSSGNSTKKENQQMETLQHQVKSLQQQLADANRQHQEVIAIYRTHLLSAAQGHMDEDVQAALLQIIRMRQGLVC